The window AAGCGATAATAACAGGGGCAACCGGTATGGTTGGAGAAGGGGTTTTGCATGAATGCCTTTTGAATGAAGATGTTGAATCGGTCCTGGTGATCAACAGAAGGCCGTGTAAGGTGTTTCATTCTAAACTGAAAGAAATCATACTGGATAATTTTCAGGATTATTCAAACATAGAAGATAAGCTGGTTGGATATAATGCTGCATTTCTATGCATGGGCGTGTCTTCGGTTGGAATGCCCGGGGATGAATATTTTCATATCACCTATGAATTGACCCTGGCCCTGGCGCGGACGCTGTCAAAGCTGAATCCCGGATTGACCCTTTGCTATATTTCCGGACTTGGAACAGACAGCTCAGAAAGGGGCCGTATTAATTGGGCAAGGGTGAAGGGGAGAACAGAAAATGAGTTGATACAGCTATTTCCCAACAAAGCATTTATGTTCAGGCCTGCATATATTCAGCCAACTAAAGGATTGCAGCATACTTATAAAACTTATAAAGTTTTGGGCGTTTTATATCCTGTCTGGAAATTTCTGTTTCCTAAATATGTCTCAAAATTAAGTGAAATAGGGTTAGCCATGATTAATGTCTCAAAGTCCGGATTTAATAAGACTGTTCTGGAAAGCAAAGATATTATTGAATTGGCACATCAAACCCGGCGTTAGTCCTTGATATTAATCCAAAGTTTTACTGTTTCTCTTTTTAAAGATCACGTAGGCGCAAAAAAAAAGCCTTCAGGATGAAGGCTTTCTGCAAATTGGAATTTTTTAAATTAGGTATTCATTCCGCCACATACGTGGATTACTTGTCCACTGACATAAGATGAAAGGTCACTGGCCAGGAAGAGTGCAACGTTTGCAACATCTTCGGGTGTTCCGCCACGGTGCAGAGGAATTTTTTCAGCCCATTCATTTCTGATTTTTTCAGGCAGCTGGGCTGTCATATCAGTAATGATGAAGCCTGGGGCAATGGCGTTGCATCTGATATGTCTTGCTCCGAGTTCTTTGGCGGCAGACTTGGTGAAACCAATAATACCTGCTTTTGAAGCAGAATAATTACATTGATTGGCATTACCCGAAACGCCAACTACAGAGCTCATGCTGATAATGCTTCCGCCATCCTGTTTCCACATGACGGGTTGAACGGCTTTTGTAAAGTTAAATACCGATTTTAGATTGATTGAAATAACCAAATCCCATTGTTCTTCGGTCATTCTCTTGAGTGCACCGTCTTTGGTAATACCTGCATTGTTTACCAGGATATCAATCCGGCCGAAGTCCTTTACTACTTCTTCAACGACTTTAGCTGTTTCATCAAATTTGGCAGCATTTGAAGCATAAGCTTTGGCTTTAACGCCTAAGTCCTGCAATTCTTTTTCTGTTGCCTTTGAATTGTCGTCATAGAAAAGGTCCGTAAATGCAATATTTGCACCTTCAGCAGCATAACGCAGAGCAATGGCTTTGCCAATACCTCTAGCTGCACCGGTGATTAAAGCTGTTTTTCCTTCTAATAACTTCATATAAAAATATTTATTTATTTAATTAAGGATCTTTATTGAACGCTTTTGGATGCAGAACTGAATTGCTCATTCAGCCTGAAAAATCCTATTTTTTTAATGCTTCAAACATTGTTTTTCCCAATAAGGCAGGTGATTCAACCACATGAATGCCGCATTCTCTCATGATTTGCATTTTTGCCGCAGCCGTATCATTTTTGCCCCCTACAATAGCACCAGCATGACCCATTCTACGTCCTTTGGGAGCAGTTTGTCCGGCAATAAATCCGACTACGGGTTTTGTCCCATGTTCTTTTATCCACCTGGCCGCATCAGCTTCCATATTGCCTCCGATTTCACCTATCATGACGATCCCTTCAGTTTGTGGATCATTCATGAATAATTTTACGGCATCCAATGTACTTGTACCAATAATCGGGTCGCCTCCGATACCAAGACAGGTGGATTGCCCCAGGCCTACTTTGGTTATCTGGTCAACAGCTTCGTAGGTTAAGGTACCGCTGCGCGAGATGATTCCTATGCTTCCTTTTTTATGAATAAAAGCGGGCATAATTCCAACTTTGGCTTCGCCGGGAGAAATAACGCCCGGACAATTGGGGCCAACCAAACGGCAATCTTTATCTTTTAAGTATTCTTTCACTTTGACCATATCCTGAGTAGGAATTCCTTCGGTGATACAGACTATCACCTTTAAACCTGCCTGGGCGGCTTCCATGATGGCATCGGCAGCAAAAGCAGGTGGAACGAATATGATTGAGGTATTTGCTCCTGTGGCTTTC of the Bacteroidota bacterium genome contains:
- the sucD gene encoding succinate--CoA ligase subunit alpha, whose protein sequence is MSVLVNKDSKVIVQGFTGSEGTFHSQQMIEYGTAVVGGVTPGKGGQTHLGKPVFNTVEDAVKATGANTSIIFVPPAFAADAIMEAAQAGLKVIVCITEGIPTQDMVKVKEYLKDKDCRLVGPNCPGVISPGEAKVGIMPAFIHKKGSIGIISRSGTLTYEAVDQITKVGLGQSTCLGIGGDPIIGTSTLDAVKLFMNDPQTEGIVMIGEIGGNMEADAARWIKEHGTKPVVGFIAGQTAPKGRRMGHAGAIVGGKNDTAAAKMQIMRECGIHVVESPALLGKTMFEALKK
- the fabG gene encoding 3-oxoacyl-[acyl-carrier-protein] reductase — translated: MKLLEGKTALITGAARGIGKAIALRYAAEGANIAFTDLFYDDNSKATEKELQDLGVKAKAYASNAAKFDETAKVVEEVVKDFGRIDILVNNAGITKDGALKRMTEEQWDLVISINLKSVFNFTKAVQPVMWKQDGGSIISMSSVVGVSGNANQCNYSASKAGIIGFTKSAAKELGARHIRCNAIAPGFIITDMTAQLPEKIRNEWAEKIPLHRGGTPEDVANVALFLASDLSSYVSGQVIHVCGGMNT
- a CDS encoding epimerase, producing AIITGATGMVGEGVLHECLLNEDVESVLVINRRPCKVFHSKLKEIILDNFQDYSNIEDKLVGYNAAFLCMGVSSVGMPGDEYFHITYELTLALARTLSKLNPGLTLCYISGLGTDSSERGRINWARVKGRTENELIQLFPNKAFMFRPAYIQPTKGLQHTYKTYKVLGVLYPVWKFLFPKYVSKLSEIGLAMINVSKSGFNKTVLESKDIIELAHQTRR